The Maridesulfovibrio ferrireducens DNA segment GGTTTGCAAGTAAGAATATATAAATTTTAAGTGAAGATTTTTCATTAGGCATAAGAAAGCCGGGGCTCAGAATGCTTTTGTTGCCACCTTCCAATAGTCAAAAGCATCTGAACTCCCGGCCTGATCCGGAGTGTTTATTTTTTTGTTACGGGTTCATAATTTCGTCGTAACCTTCGATAAGAGCAGTAACTACTGATGGATCGGCGAGAGTTGAAGTGTCGCCGAGGTTTGCAGTGTCACCTTCAACAATTTTGCGAAGGATGCGGCGCATGATTTTTCCACTTCTGGTTTTAGGCAGAGATGGTGAGAACTGGATAACTTCCGGTGCTGCCAGAGGTCCGATTTCCTTGCGAACATGCAAGCGCAGTTCTTTGGTGATATCTTCGCCTTCATCAAATTCAGCCTTAAGAGTTACATAGGCGTAAATTGACTGTCCTTTAATTTCGTGCGGCATGCCGACAACAGCAGCTTCAGAAACTGATGGATGTGAAACCAGCGCTGATTCGATTTCAGCGGTTCCGAGTCTGTGACCGGAAACGTTGATAACGTCATCTACGCGGCCCATGATCCAGAAGTATCCATCTTCATCCCTGCGTGCTCCGTCACCGGATTCGTATACACCGGGGAAGCCTTGGAAGTACTGTTGTTTGAACCTTTCCTGATTACCCCAGACTCCGCGGAGCATTCCGGGCCAAGGTTTTCTGATAATAAGGAATCCGCCTTCATTAGGGCCGACTTCATTACCCTGTCTGTCAACAATCGCTGCATCAATACCGGGCAGTGGCAATGTTGCTGAGCCAGGTTTGAGCGGTGTTGCGTACGGCAGCGGAGAAAGAACATGCCCACCGGTTTCAGTCTGCCACCATGTGTCCACGATGGGAAGTTTCGCTCCGCCGATCTGGTTGTGATACCACATCCACGCTTCGGGGTTGATCGGTTCGCCGACTGTTCCCAGAATGCGCAGGCTGGAGAGATCATATTTTTCAGTCCACTTGTCACCTTCACGCATCAATGCGCGAATAGCGGTGGGAGCTGTGTAGAATACATTAACTCTGAACTTTTCACAGATCTGCCAGAATCTTGCTGGGTCCGGATAAGTGGGAACTGATTCGAACATGACACTGGTAGCACCGAGAGCGAGCGGTCCGTATACAATATATGAATGGCCGGTTACCCAACCGATATCAGCTGTACACCAGTGAACATCATTGTCTTTGAGATCGAAAACCCATTGGCAGGTATGAGCTGCGTAGGTCATGTAACCACCGGTTGTGTGGAAAACACCTTTTGGTTTTCCTGTACTGCCGGAAGTGTAGAGGATGAAGAGAGGATCTTCTGCATCCATGAGTTCGTAAGGGCAGTCGTCGCTGATATCCGGGTCGGACATGAGTTCTCCCCACATTCTGTCCCTTCCTTCAATCATTTCAACTTCGTTGCCTGCTCTTGGAACAACTACACATTGTTCAACAGTGGGGCATTCTTTAAGGGCTTCGTCAGAGTTTGGTTTCAAAGGAATTACTCTGCCGCCGCGAAGTACGCCGTCACCGGTGATGTGAACTTTAACGCCGCAGTCGTTGATGCGGTCACGCAGGCTGTTAGAGCTGAATCCTGCAAAAATGATAGTGTGAGGTGCTCCGATACGGGTACAGGCGAGCATAGCAATCGCCAGTTCCGGAATCATGGGCAGATAAATTGATACGCGGTCGCCTTTTTCAACTCCGAGTTTTTTAAGCACATTCGCAAAGCGGCAAACTTCGCGATGAAGCATATCATATGTGTAGACTTTAACTTCATCGTCCTGCTCACCCTGCCAGATTAAAGCAGCTTTGTTGCGGCGTCCATTCTCAATATGACGGTCGAGGCAGTTTGCAGACGCGTTCAGTTTCCCGCCTTCAAACCATTTAATTTCAGGTTTGTCGAAATCGTACTCGAGTACATTGTCCCATTTGCGATCCCATGTGATGAGTTCGTCTGCGCGTTCAGCCCAGAATCCTTCCATATCATTAATGGAGCGGTCATATATGGCTTTGTATTCCTCAAGACTTTTTACACACGCGGTGGGTACATTGGTAGGAGGATTAAAAATTCTGTTTTCAGTCGAAAGGCTTTCGATTTTGTTCTCTTCGTTCATGTTGCGAACCTCCTGAGAGTTTTTAAAGGTGCCTGTTTATGCAGAAAAGGGTTATCCGGTTCGTAACCTGTATAAATGGTTTTTCTGACCGGATGATTTGGTTATATACAGTTTTCAACTTTGATGCACATCCTTTTCGATAAACGGCAGTAGAAAAACGTGGGCGGAAGGCAGCACCGTTTGGCGGTATGAATTGCCCGTTCATCTTAAAAAGGTGCCGTTAACGTTAGTTTGCAGCTCTTGCCCGAGGCTGTATACTGGTGTTATCAGGTTAGATTGACTCCAAAAGATGAAAAAAGGAAGTTCCACTTAATGAAAGCGCTTGTCATAAATCTTACTCGTTTCGGTGATTTGCTCCAGACTCAACCCGTGGTTTCCGGCCTTGTGCAGAGCGGATATGATACCAGTATCATGTGTCTTGATAATTTTTCAGGAACAACTGAGCTTATGAGAGATGTTTCTTTGACGTTTGCCATGCCCGGAGCCTCTGTTCTTGCCGCTCTTGACCGTGACTGGCGGGAATCTTTAAATATTTTCGAATCTTTTTGTGCTGAAATTGAAACACAGATCAATCCTGATTTGATCGTGAATTTAACACCGTCACTTCCGGCCCGTCTGCTTGCAATGCGGTTGAGCAGGGCAGAAGGTAAGGGACGTGAATTGCGCGGTTTTGCCGTGGATAGTTTCGGTTTTAATGCAGATACCACTCCGTGGGCAGGATTTCTGCAAGTCGCCTCGACTAACAGGGGAGCAAGTCCCTTTAATGTCGTTGATCTTTTCAGCAGAGTTGCCGGACTTGGTAATACTGCACCTTTCAGGCTTGCTGAGCCTTCTTCGGAAATGAAGGCCGCGGCTGATAAATATCTTGCTGGTCCGATACCCGGCGCTGAGGGTTTTGTTGGGTTTCAACCCGGTGCGAGTGAAGAACGCAGGCGCTGGCCTGTTAAATATTTCAGAGAGCTTGGAGACAGGCTGTGGAAGGAA contains these protein-coding regions:
- the acs gene encoding acetate--CoA ligase; protein product: MNEENKIESLSTENRIFNPPTNVPTACVKSLEEYKAIYDRSINDMEGFWAERADELITWDRKWDNVLEYDFDKPEIKWFEGGKLNASANCLDRHIENGRRNKAALIWQGEQDDEVKVYTYDMLHREVCRFANVLKKLGVEKGDRVSIYLPMIPELAIAMLACTRIGAPHTIIFAGFSSNSLRDRINDCGVKVHITGDGVLRGGRVIPLKPNSDEALKECPTVEQCVVVPRAGNEVEMIEGRDRMWGELMSDPDISDDCPYELMDAEDPLFILYTSGSTGKPKGVFHTTGGYMTYAAHTCQWVFDLKDNDVHWCTADIGWVTGHSYIVYGPLALGATSVMFESVPTYPDPARFWQICEKFRVNVFYTAPTAIRALMREGDKWTEKYDLSSLRILGTVGEPINPEAWMWYHNQIGGAKLPIVDTWWQTETGGHVLSPLPYATPLKPGSATLPLPGIDAAIVDRQGNEVGPNEGGFLIIRKPWPGMLRGVWGNQERFKQQYFQGFPGVYESGDGARRDEDGYFWIMGRVDDVINVSGHRLGTAEIESALVSHPSVSEAAVVGMPHEIKGQSIYAYVTLKAEFDEGEDITKELRLHVRKEIGPLAAPEVIQFSPSLPKTRSGKIMRRILRKIVEGDTANLGDTSTLADPSVVTALIEGYDEIMNP